In Nitrosophilus alvini, the following are encoded in one genomic region:
- the nuoL gene encoding NADH-quinone oxidoreductase subunit L, producing the protein MEKYLYIALFAPLVGSLFAAIFGAQPKKLFTGIVTSALLFVSLFSSLYLLYYVSSTGEIVHVTLFEWIKVGGLDIPFGFVVDNVSAIMMVTVTTVSALVHVYSIGYMKHDKSFNRFFSYLSAFVFSMMVLVMSDNFAGLFIGWEGVGLCSWLLIGFWYHKKDETRDVNPSVSPSWAANEAFIMNRIADLGMLIGLFLIYWNVGSLQYDVVFKEVSVLNISLVTMIGIFLFIGAMGKSAQFPLHTWLADAMEGPTPVSALIHAATMVTAGVYLVIRAFPLYSMIPDVGFFIASLGAFVAIFAASMALVNQDLKRIIAYSTLSQLGYMFVAAGLGAYWIALFHLMTHAFFKALLFLGAGNVMHAMDDELNIFKMGGLHKVMRWTAIMMIIASVALAGIYPFAGFFSKDKILEVAFDSHHYILWFVLWVTAGMTAFYSFRLVMLVFFGEERYKKFGFHPHEAYWYMLAAMAPLALLAIIAGFFEESFEHFVTQLLPGYEFHAHGLVTYALIGVTTLIALSGIGLAVYKYSRGGFSEKWKETFIYKLLFNQYYIPKIYQEVIAKPYAELSKIAWKDIDMRIVDATVDFIANVIYKTGEKGRVVQSGNLSKMLRWMVIGLLILLLFVIFYSPVR; encoded by the coding sequence TTTTCGGTGCACAACCGAAAAAGCTTTTTACCGGAATTGTTACATCGGCACTGCTTTTTGTTTCTCTTTTCAGCTCACTGTACTTACTTTATTACGTATCAAGTACTGGAGAGATTGTCCATGTAACGCTATTTGAGTGGATAAAAGTAGGGGGACTCGATATTCCGTTTGGATTTGTCGTTGATAACGTATCAGCTATTATGATGGTAACGGTTACAACGGTTTCCGCTCTGGTACATGTATATTCGATCGGATATATGAAGCATGATAAAAGTTTCAACAGATTTTTCTCTTATCTGTCGGCTTTCGTTTTCTCAATGATGGTTCTTGTGATGAGCGACAACTTTGCCGGTCTCTTTATAGGATGGGAAGGTGTCGGTCTTTGTTCATGGCTTCTTATCGGTTTTTGGTATCACAAAAAAGATGAAACAAGAGATGTCAATCCGTCTGTTAGTCCTTCATGGGCTGCTAATGAAGCGTTCATTATGAATAGAATAGCGGACCTGGGTATGCTTATCGGCCTCTTCCTTATATATTGGAATGTGGGAAGCCTTCAGTATGATGTTGTTTTTAAAGAAGTATCAGTTTTGAATATTTCCCTTGTTACGATGATAGGAATATTTCTTTTCATCGGGGCTATGGGTAAATCTGCACAGTTTCCGCTTCATACATGGCTTGCAGATGCGATGGAAGGTCCGACTCCCGTATCGGCCTTGATTCACGCGGCTACAATGGTTACTGCAGGAGTTTATCTTGTAATAAGGGCATTCCCTCTTTATTCTATGATTCCTGATGTGGGATTTTTTATTGCTAGTCTTGGTGCTTTTGTCGCAATCTTTGCGGCTTCTATGGCGCTGGTCAATCAGGATCTTAAAAGAATTATTGCCTATTCTACATTGAGTCAGCTTGGATATATGTTTGTGGCAGCAGGCCTTGGTGCTTATTGGATAGCACTTTTCCACCTGATGACACATGCATTTTTCAAAGCACTTCTGTTCCTTGGTGCTGGTAATGTTATGCACGCTATGGATGATGAGCTTAATATATTTAAAATGGGTGGGCTCCACAAGGTGATGAGATGGACCGCAATAATGATGATAATTGCATCTGTAGCACTAGCCGGTATCTATCCTTTTGCGGGATTCTTCAGTAAAGATAAAATTCTTGAAGTTGCATTCGATTCGCACCACTATATCTTATGGTTTGTTCTTTGGGTTACTGCCGGTATGACAGCCTTTTACAGTTTTAGACTTGTAATGCTTGTCTTTTTCGGCGAAGAGAGATATAAAAAATTCGGTTTTCATCCACATGAAGCATACTGGTATATGCTGGCGGCTATGGCTCCATTGGCATTATTGGCTATCATTGCCGGTTTTTTCGAAGAGAGCTTTGAACATTTTGTGACACAGCTTCTTCCCGGATATGAGTTTCATGCACACGGCCTTGTAACATATGCTCTGATCGGAGTTACAACGCTGATCGCTCTAAGTGGCATCGGGCTGGCAGTTTACAAATACAGCAGAGGCGGATTCAGCGAAAAATGGAAAGAGACATTTATTTATAAACTTCTTTTTAATCAGTATTACATTCCGAAAATATATCAAGAAGTTATTGCAAAACCGTATGCTGAACTTTCCAAAATAGCTTGGAAAGATATCGATATGAGAATAGTTGACGCAACGGTTGATTTTATTGCAAATGTTATATACAAAACAGGTGAAAAAGGAAGAGTGGTTCAGAGCGGTAATCTATCCAAAATGCTCAGATGGATGGTTATAGGTCTGTTGATACTTCTTCTTTTTGTAATTTTTTACAGTCCGGTAAGGTAA
- a CDS encoding NADH-quinone oxidoreductase subunit M, with amino-acid sequence MSHILSVLVFFPALAGMLGFIVKKDSIRTYGITVAAIEFILSLWLWLGFDSANGGMQFVEIVPLIPQFGVSYYLGVDGISLFIILLSTFITLIGLISLTITKNLKNLIISLLFLEMTMVGVFVSLDAILFYIFWELSLVPMLYIIGYWGSNLRIYASIKFFLYTFTGSLIMLIGMLFMAYLYYEATGTISFAIPDWHRLIIPFDLQLWLFLAFFIGLAIKVPMFPFHTWLPYAHGQAPTIGSVILAAVLLKMGTYGFVRLSLPIFPDAAVAAITPIAILSLIMIIYTAMVAYAQEDIKQVIAYSSISHMGVIVLGTFAMNAEGIGGSIFLMLSHGIVSGALFMLVGNIYDRRHTKLMNEFGGLASVMPAYATIFGIMLMASVGLPLTIGFVGEFLSLLGFYKISPMMTLLAGFSIVLGAVYMLTLYKRTFFGPITNDKNKTLSDLNAKELTSLIPLVLVVVWLGVYPKPVLGPIDNSVQNLLELMDKKAITKEAKEILSSNRAEVEAK; translated from the coding sequence ATGAGTCATATTTTATCTGTATTGGTATTTTTCCCGGCACTTGCCGGAATGCTCGGGTTTATTGTAAAAAAGGACAGTATAAGGACGTACGGCATAACAGTTGCTGCTATAGAATTTATATTGTCTTTGTGGCTGTGGCTGGGTTTCGATTCTGCAAATGGCGGTATGCAGTTTGTTGAAATTGTGCCACTTATTCCTCAATTTGGTGTCAGCTATTATCTTGGTGTTGACGGTATATCATTGTTTATTATACTGCTATCTACTTTTATAACATTAATAGGTTTAATATCACTGACTATAACCAAGAATCTCAAGAATCTTATAATTTCTCTACTTTTTCTTGAAATGACAATGGTTGGAGTCTTTGTTTCTCTTGACGCGATTCTTTTCTACATTTTCTGGGAACTCTCTCTAGTCCCTATGCTTTATATTATAGGGTACTGGGGTAGTAATCTTAGAATCTATGCATCTATTAAATTTTTCCTATATACCTTTACCGGATCGTTGATAATGCTTATCGGTATGCTTTTTATGGCATATCTTTATTATGAAGCTACAGGAACGATAAGTTTCGCAATTCCTGACTGGCATAGACTTATAATTCCATTTGACCTTCAGCTATGGCTCTTTTTGGCATTTTTTATCGGACTTGCTATCAAAGTCCCGATGTTTCCGTTCCATACTTGGCTTCCGTATGCTCATGGTCAGGCACCGACTATCGGTTCTGTGATACTTGCTGCGGTTCTTTTGAAAATGGGTACATACGGTTTTGTCAGACTTTCATTGCCGATATTCCCTGATGCGGCTGTAGCTGCTATAACGCCTATAGCAATTTTGTCTCTTATCATGATTATATATACCGCTATGGTTGCGTATGCTCAAGAAGATATTAAACAGGTAATCGCATACAGTTCAATATCTCATATGGGTGTTATTGTTCTGGGTACCTTTGCTATGAACGCCGAGGGAATAGGCGGGTCTATATTTTTAATGCTGAGCCACGGTATAGTGAGTGGGGCGCTGTTCATGCTCGTAGGTAATATTTACGACAGACGCCATACGAAACTTATGAATGAGTTTGGTGGTCTGGCTTCTGTTATGCCGGCATATGCTACTATATTTGGAATAATGCTGATGGCTTCTGTAGGACTTCCTCTGACAATCGGTTTTGTAGGTGAGTTTTTGAGTCTTTTGGGATTTTATAAAATATCTCCTATGATGACACTTTTGGCCGGTTTTTCAATAGTATTGGGTGCAGTTTATATGCTGACTCTTTATAAAAGAACATTTTTTGGTCCTATTACAAATGATAAGAACAAAACTTTGTCAGATTTGAACGCCAAAGAGTTAACTTCTCTTATTCCTCTGGTTCTTGTTGTTGTCTGGCTCGGCGTATACCCAAAACCTGTACTCGGTCCGATCGATAACAGTGTTCAGAATCTTTTGGAACTGATGGATAAAAAGGCTATAACTAAAGAAGCAAAAGAGATTTTAAGCTCTAACAGAGCGGAAGTGGAGGCGAAATAA
- the nuoN gene encoding NADH-quinone oxidoreductase subunit NuoN translates to MMEPINVSLESLNLVTLAPMLIAIAGGLTILCIDLVAKNLHKSLYVMLAILFLFVDLGAIIGLEVNQRGFFDVMLVDGIAILSQIIMVFASMLFIPLALTSKRFHEFSMPEFFALFLFMVSGFQFMVATDNLILIFVGLETASLALYTMIAMHNREKSFEAAIKYFTMGALAAGFYAFGSLLLYALTGSVEIYKIAEVLAERGYEPIMVVLAAVAFMIAALGFKLSMVPFHTWTPDVYEGASAALAGYMSVVPKLAGFVVAIRLFEFLIHSEVMWVRDILYIGVVITMTFSNIVALVQDDVKRMLAYSSISHAGFVMAAIMIGTTQANSALFLYWVLFLFTNLGAFTMLWISRHKSQIWDKRFDHPYSKFSGLVHIMPVAATIMAMFMLSLAGVPPFSLFWGKLYIMSAAVNADYIVLAVIMAINSAISAYYYLKLIVYMFMREPVVDKETIYFKNTSLSLKTIVGFSAITTILATLAVSPLMEYITYYVKISGF, encoded by the coding sequence ATAATGGAGCCTATTAACGTAAGTTTGGAATCACTCAATTTAGTAACATTAGCTCCTATGCTAATTGCCATTGCCGGCGGTTTGACTATTCTTTGTATAGACCTTGTGGCAAAAAATCTGCACAAATCGCTTTATGTAATGCTTGCAATTCTCTTTTTGTTTGTTGATTTGGGAGCGATAATAGGTCTTGAAGTAAACCAAAGAGGTTTTTTCGACGTTATGCTTGTAGACGGCATTGCAATACTTTCTCAGATTATAATGGTTTTTGCTTCTATGCTGTTTATTCCGCTTGCACTAACGTCTAAAAGATTTCATGAATTTTCAATGCCGGAGTTTTTTGCGCTCTTTTTATTTATGGTGAGCGGATTTCAGTTTATGGTCGCGACAGATAACTTGATACTGATATTTGTGGGTCTTGAGACTGCAAGTCTTGCTCTTTATACGATGATTGCTATGCATAACAGAGAAAAATCCTTCGAAGCAGCCATAAAGTATTTTACAATGGGTGCTTTGGCTGCCGGTTTCTATGCATTCGGTTCACTTCTGCTTTACGCCCTCACAGGCAGTGTAGAGATATATAAAATTGCCGAAGTTCTTGCCGAGAGAGGATATGAACCTATAATGGTTGTTCTAGCCGCAGTTGCTTTTATGATAGCCGCTCTTGGTTTTAAGCTTTCAATGGTGCCTTTTCATACATGGACGCCTGATGTATATGAGGGAGCGAGTGCGGCTCTTGCCGGATACATGTCCGTAGTGCCGAAACTTGCAGGTTTTGTCGTAGCTATAAGACTGTTTGAGTTCTTGATCCATAGTGAAGTGATGTGGGTAAGGGATATTCTATATATAGGTGTTGTAATAACAATGACGTTTTCAAACATTGTCGCTCTGGTTCAGGATGATGTTAAAAGAATGCTTGCCTACAGCTCAATTAGTCATGCCGGTTTCGTAATGGCTGCCATAATGATAGGTACAACGCAGGCAAACAGTGCTCTTTTCCTCTATTGGGTACTTTTCCTGTTTACAAACCTGGGTGCATTTACTATGCTATGGATATCAAGACATAAAAGTCAGATATGGGATAAAAGATTTGACCATCCTTATTCAAAATTTTCGGGTCTTGTACATATAATGCCGGTTGCCGCAACAATCATGGCAATGTTTATGCTAAGCCTTGCCGGCGTTCCGCCGTTTTCACTCTTCTGGGGCAAACTTTATATAATGAGTGCTGCCGTAAATGCCGATTATATTGTTTTAGCTGTAATAATGGCTATAAACAGTGCTATTTCAGCCTACTATTATCTTAAACTTATAGTCTATATGTTTATGAGAGAGCCAGTTGTGGATAAAGAGACGATCTATTTTAAAAACACATCACTCTCTTTGAAAACTATTGTGGGTTTCTCAGCTATCACAACAATCCTGGCTACTTTGGCTGTATCCCCTCTTATGGAGTATATTACTTATTACGTTAAAATAAGCGG